The sequence cctcaatctccttcttctcacACTAGGCTTCTCATGAAACTCGTTCAACTTGGCTTCTTTCTTCATGTTCCCCATCCTCATCACTCCTTGCATCCTCTTATATGCCACCAAAAAGTCCGTACCCCTGTTCAACTCAACAGATCTTCCGGAAAAGTATTTCGTAGGGTGGAAATTCTTGGTCGATGAAAAAGTATTGTAATTGGATTTTTTGGAAACGGTCATCCACCAGTCTTCGGACGTAGGGTCTGCGGCGGCAGCAGCGTGTGGTttggaagtggaagagaCGGGGATGGAGAGGCTGGAGGTAAGCTCGGCGAATCTGGGGTTTATTGGGTTTTGAGGAGGCGATGATGGTTTGGAAGcggatgaagatggaggagtCGAGAGGGAAGAGTTGAAGCGTGAAAGCGGGAGGGGGAGGAAAGCGAGAGGGCGTGAAGCGGGAGCGGGTAGGACGATGGGAAGCCTGGAGGTGGACGCCCTGAGGGTGCTTCTAAAGAGGAAAGACATGGCTGCTGTAATGGTTGTCTTTTGAGAGTTGACTATAGCAAAGGTCGAATTCGCCCGCCAGCtggagggagagaagtCGAAATGTACGGGATAAAATGGGAAAATACCGTAGGCGGATAATACCTTTTAATAATCGATGTCCCGATCTATTACGGCTTTGTATTGAGCGCTTTTATTCAAGCTGTAATTTCGGATTCATCTCTGTTATTCTATGCCTCGAGCACCCTCGCATGCATCTGAACTATTTGCACCCTTTTTGTACAAATTACACGAATAAATTTACAAGCACTGTGCCGC comes from Cryptococcus gattii WM276 chromosome G, complete sequence and encodes:
- a CDS encoding Hypothetical protein (Similar to TIGR gene model, INSD accession AAW44535.1; CNG01450), which codes for MSFLFRSTLRASTSRLPIVLPAPASRPLAFLPLPLSRFNSSLSTPPSSSASKPSSPPQNPINPRFAELTSSLSIPVSSTSKPHAAAAADPTSEDWWMTVSKKSNYNTFSSTKNFHPTKYFSGRSVELNRGTDFLVAYKRMQGVMRMGNMKKEAKLNEFHEKPSVRRRRLRSERHRRRFKEMVRTKVQQAVAMRSRA